DNA from Desulfovibrio sp. Huiquan2017:
ATCCTGGCGGGCGTGGTGGTCGGCGCGTTTTTCCAATCCCTGCTCTCCCTGGTCAAGTACACGGCCGACCCGGACGACAAGCTCCCGGTCATCGTCTACTGGCTCATGGGCTCCCTGGCCTCCATGACCATGGAACGCCTGCTGACCGTGCTTCTGCCCATGGGCGTGTGCGTGCTCGGCCTGCTCCTGATCCGCTGGCAGCTCAATGTCCTGTCGCTGGGCGATGAGGAAGCCCGGACCTTGGGCGTGGAGGCGGGCCGCCTGCGGCTGGGCGTGATCGTGGCCGTGACCGTCGTCACCGCCAGCGCGGTCTCGGTCAGCGGCATCATCGGCTGGGTGGGGCTGGTGGTCCCGCACCTGGCGCGCATGCTGGTCGGCCCGGACTACCGCAAGCTCATCCCGGCCAGCCTGGCCCTGGGCGCATGCTACCTGGTGCTCATCGACGGCCTGGCCCGGAACCTGACGGCCACCGAGATTCCCTTGGGCATCCTGACCGCATCCGTGGGCGCGCCGTTTTTCGCCGTGCTGCTCGGCAGAGGGCGAACCGGATGGGCCTGATCCTGCGCGCGGAATCCCTGGGCTTCGCCTACCCGAGGAGCAATCCGGTCTGGTCGGACGTGACCCTGGATGCCCGGCCCGGCGAGGTCCTGTCCATCCTCGGCCCCAACGGCACGGGCAAATCCACCCTGCTGCACTGCCTGGCCGGGTTGCTCATGCCCCGCACCGGCCGGGTCCTGGCGGGCGATGACGACCTGGCCTCCCTGGGCCGTCGGCGCACCGCACGGGCCATCGCCCTGGTCCCGCAAACCCATTCGCCGGTCTTCGCCTTCCGCGCCCTGGACGTGGTGGTCATGGGCCGCACGCCCCACCTGGGCCCCTTCGCCTCGCCGTCGAAACGGGACCTGGACGCAGCCCTTGCGGCCATGGAGACCATGGGCATCGGCCACCTGGCGAACAAGGACTACAGCGAGACCAGCGGCGGCGAGCGGCAACTCATCCTCTTCGCCCGCTCCCTGGCCCAAGGCGCGAAAATCCTGCTGCTGGACGAGCCCACCTCGCACTTGGACTTCGGCAACCAGGCGCGCACGCTCGGCCTGATCCGTTCCCTGGCGGACCGGGGACTGGCCGTGGTCATGACCACGCATTTCCCGGATCACGCCTTCGAGATTTCCGACCAGACCGCCCTGTTGACCAAAGGCCGCCTCCAGGCCATGGGCGCAACCGGGGATGTCCTGTCCCCACAGGCTTTGTCCGCCCTCTACGGCCTGGACGTGGACATCCACCGCCTCGACAACGGCAAAACCATCTGCTCCGTACGTGGAGAGAAAGCATGACCACGACCGTATTGGCCGCCGGGAGCCTGCGCAAGGCGCTGCCCGCCATGGCCGAAGCCGCGGGCCTTAAACTCGACATCCGCTTCGGCCCGGCCGGGCTGCTACGCGCCCGCATCGAGGAAGGACTGCGGCCAAGCCTATTTCTGTCCGCGAACATGCGCCA
Protein-coding regions in this window:
- a CDS encoding iron ABC transporter permease, with translation MAFPSNRPYPRRPRPSLSALALWGGTAAVFCIGLAWGRYPVHLPDLLRILAHGAGLPVERDWPGVLETVVLQVRLPRVLAAMLIGGGLSVAGAAFQGLFRNPLVSPYILGVASGAGFGAALGILLWNSPWLIQGSAFFFGMLAVSAAWAMSRLYRSAGPMIIILAGVVVGAFFQSLLSLVKYTADPDDKLPVIVYWLMGSLASMTMERLLTVLLPMGVCVLGLLLIRWQLNVLSLGDEEARTLGVEAGRLRLGVIVAVTVVTASAVSVSGIIGWVGLVVPHLARMLVGPDYRKLIPASLALGACYLVLIDGLARNLTATEIPLGILTASVGAPFFAVLLGRGRTGWA
- a CDS encoding ABC transporter ATP-binding protein, whose protein sequence is MGLILRAESLGFAYPRSNPVWSDVTLDARPGEVLSILGPNGTGKSTLLHCLAGLLMPRTGRVLAGDDDLASLGRRRTARAIALVPQTHSPVFAFRALDVVVMGRTPHLGPFASPSKRDLDAALAAMETMGIGHLANKDYSETSGGERQLILFARSLAQGAKILLLDEPTSHLDFGNQARTLGLIRSLADRGLAVVMTTHFPDHAFEISDQTALLTKGRLQAMGATGDVLSPQALSALYGLDVDIHRLDNGKTICSVRGEKA